One genomic segment of Clostridium saccharoperbutylacetonicum N1-4(HMT) includes these proteins:
- a CDS encoding glycerate kinase, giving the protein MEKELTIVLAPDSFKESMTAKEVCEAIENGIKKVNDKINCIHVPMADGGEGTMQSLVDATDGKIYSLKVVGPLGNEVEAEYGILGDGEIGILEMASASGIHLVSPEKRNPLLTTTYGTGQLIKACLDHGVKKLLIGIGGSATNDGGAGVIQALGGKLLDKQGTELGFGGGELGKLNTIDLSEFDARLKDVTIEVACDVNNPLCGEKGASNVFGPQKGANKAMIDVLDDNLRHYADVIKKQLGKDVINEPGAGAAGGLGAGLMAFLNGTLKKGIEMVIEYAKLEEKVKEADMVWTGEGSIDFQTQYGKTPLGVATIAKKYNKPVIALAGRVGEDIEVLYEKGIDSIFGITKGATSLEEALVKGKENIEKTAENIIRLINLL; this is encoded by the coding sequence ATGGAAAAAGAATTAACTATTGTATTAGCACCAGACTCATTCAAGGAAAGTATGACAGCAAAAGAAGTATGTGAAGCAATAGAAAATGGTATAAAGAAAGTAAATGATAAGATTAATTGTATACATGTACCTATGGCTGATGGTGGAGAAGGAACTATGCAGTCATTAGTAGATGCGACTGATGGAAAGATATATTCTTTAAAAGTAGTTGGTCCTTTAGGAAATGAAGTGGAAGCAGAATATGGAATTTTAGGTGATGGTGAAATAGGAATATTAGAAATGGCTAGTGCAAGCGGAATACATTTAGTTTCTCCTGAAAAAAGGAATCCATTATTAACTACTACTTATGGTACAGGACAACTTATAAAAGCTTGCTTAGATCATGGCGTTAAAAAATTATTAATAGGTATTGGTGGAAGTGCAACGAATGACGGAGGAGCAGGCGTTATACAAGCACTTGGCGGAAAATTATTAGATAAACAAGGAACTGAATTAGGTTTTGGCGGAGGAGAACTTGGGAAATTAAATACTATTGATTTAAGTGAATTCGATGCTAGATTAAAAGATGTTACTATAGAAGTAGCTTGCGATGTTAATAATCCACTTTGTGGTGAAAAGGGAGCTTCAAATGTATTTGGTCCACAAAAAGGTGCTAATAAAGCAATGATAGATGTATTAGATGATAATTTAAGACATTATGCAGATGTAATAAAAAAGCAATTAGGAAAAGATGTAATTAATGAACCTGGTGCTGGAGCAGCAGGAGGACTTGGTGCAGGACTTATGGCTTTCTTAAATGGTACTTTAAAAAAAGGAATTGAAATGGTGATAGAGTACGCTAAACTTGAAGAAAAAGTTAAAGAAGCAGATATGGTTTGGACAGGCGAAGGAAGTATAGATTTCCAAACTCAATATGGTAAAACACCATTAGGGGTTGCAACAATTGCTAAGAAATACAATAAACCAGTAATTGCATTGGCAGGAAGAGTTGGAGAAGATATAGAAGTCTTATATGAAAAAGGTATAGATTCAATATTTGGTATAACTAAAGGGGCAACTTCTTTAGAAGAGGCATTAGTAAAAGGAAAAGAAAATATTGAAAAGACAGCTGAAAATATAATAAGACTAATTAATTTACTATAA
- a CDS encoding CdaR family transcriptional regulator, whose translation MKLSKTIAQKIVLEMMDVIPYNINVMDENGVIIGSGDINRIGNIHEGAKNAINNQHINEVYAEDEKMKPGVNEPIIFNEEVIGVIGITGHPDEVRRFSKLVRVTAVLLIEQAKIDEEVQNERLNMQKFYHELAHRKTIYDDKFHERAKSYGLDLTKKCQVILVEGNINEHKFKTLCQKYSHYNEINNRMAFFTTSNRIYKSLLEDLKGNNEVNKISIGGMEVIAAISLENAELAMEFGAKIKPASLVYNYEELKFIIHLAHANKVELVSLMSNLDKAGNKLELIQTIEAYIEENGDISSVANKLNIHRNTLNYRLERINNLTGKNPKNLLELFELLCGLIWR comes from the coding sequence ATGAAATTATCAAAAACTATAGCACAAAAGATTGTTTTAGAAATGATGGATGTGATTCCTTACAATATAAATGTTATGGATGAAAATGGAGTAATTATAGGAAGTGGTGATATAAACCGCATTGGAAATATTCATGAAGGAGCCAAAAATGCTATAAATAATCAGCATATAAATGAAGTTTATGCTGAAGATGAGAAAATGAAACCAGGAGTAAATGAACCAATTATATTTAATGAAGAAGTAATAGGAGTCATAGGGATTACAGGACATCCAGATGAGGTAAGAAGATTTAGTAAATTAGTACGTGTAACAGCTGTTTTGTTGATTGAGCAAGCAAAAATTGACGAAGAGGTTCAAAATGAAAGATTAAATATGCAGAAGTTTTATCATGAATTAGCACATAGAAAAACTATATATGATGATAAATTTCACGAAAGAGCTAAAAGTTATGGACTTGATCTAACAAAAAAGTGCCAAGTTATTCTTGTAGAAGGAAATATAAATGAACATAAATTTAAAACTTTATGTCAGAAGTATTCACATTATAATGAGATTAATAATAGAATGGCTTTCTTTACAACATCTAATCGTATATATAAATCACTATTAGAGGATTTAAAAGGAAATAATGAAGTAAATAAGATTAGTATTGGTGGAATGGAGGTTATTGCAGCAATTTCATTGGAAAATGCTGAACTAGCAATGGAATTTGGAGCAAAGATAAAGCCAGCAAGCCTAGTCTATAATTATGAAGAATTGAAATTTATTATTCATTTAGCACATGCAAATAAGGTGGAATTAGTTTCGTTAATGTCCAATCTAGATAAAGCAGGAAATAAGTTAGAATTAATTCAAACTATAGAAGCATATATTGAGGAAAATGGAGATATTAGTAGTGTTGCCAATAAATTAAATATACATAGAAATACTTTAAATTATAGGTTGGAGAGAATTAACAACCTAACTGGTAAGAATCCTAAAAATTTGTTAGAACTATTTGAATTATTATGTGGATTAATTTGGAGATAA
- a CDS encoding calcium-translocating P-type ATPase, PMCA-type: MKYFNENIESVLENLEVNLESGLNDSEVKKRNLKYGKNEFTSKEQGSILEDIKNALLEPMMVILLVAALVSGIIGEIYDSIGIVCAVAIGITIGIITEGKSKKAAEALAKMTEDIVVKVLRNNSVIQVNKSELVPGDIVYLETGDMIPADGRFVETIDLKVREDMLTGESDDVKKDSNVVVQMEEIESNGIKKMQDPIPAKQINMGFGGTLIAYGKATMVITSIGDNTEVGKIAQELQIDEEETPLQRKLGNLGKIITKISSVIAGVLFIFMVTKMVLADKLSVDMSGIIAFLDSIDPIKTAFVVCIALIVAAVPEGLPTMINMTLAITMQKMAKINALVTKKEACETIGSVSVICSDKTGTLTQNKMTVESLYLNGKFFDDKNEIDAYFIKNCLVNSTAHISSEDGMWNYLGNSTECALLSYLEEYDYKKERRETEVIHQIPFNSKNKFMATVIKIKGKDVVLVKGAPEIILSNASKEVIDNKYIELTEERRNEIKNEIHKFQAKSMRILGFGFRVAEEMEAEAAITNEASILKPKLSKGANDLIFSGFVAIRDPLRPDVTQAILTAKKAGVETKMLTGDNINTAIAIGNDLGMLTDGKRAVEATYIDTLSDEELQREINNIAIVARSKPETKMRIVDILQRNGQVVGVTGDGINDAPALTKADVGIAMGISGSEVSKSAADIILTDDNFATIIHGIKWGRGVYQNFQRFIQFQLTVNIIAFLIAIISQILNFEMPFTTIQLLWINIIMDGPPALVLGLEPIRNNVFNKKPVDRDSSIITRTMITSIVLNAVYVAAILFIQMKYNILGAATNRIGTANEMETVLFGLFAFSALFNAFNCREFGLDSIIPNFLKNTIAIKTIIITGIAQIIFTQVFTTFFNSVALSPLMWLKVLGLAFMIIVINEIVKFTVRKIRK; this comes from the coding sequence ATGAAATATTTTAATGAAAATATAGAGTCGGTTTTGGAAAATTTAGAAGTAAATTTAGAAAGCGGTTTAAATGACTCAGAAGTTAAAAAAAGAAATTTGAAGTATGGAAAAAATGAATTTACTAGTAAAGAACAAGGAAGTATACTTGAGGATATAAAAAATGCTTTATTGGAACCAATGATGGTCATTCTTTTAGTGGCAGCTTTAGTAAGTGGAATAATTGGAGAAATCTATGATTCAATTGGTATAGTATGTGCTGTAGCAATAGGAATAACTATTGGAATTATTACTGAAGGAAAATCTAAAAAAGCAGCTGAAGCGTTAGCTAAAATGACAGAAGATATTGTTGTAAAGGTACTTAGAAATAATTCAGTAATACAGGTTAATAAAAGTGAACTAGTACCAGGAGATATAGTTTATCTTGAAACAGGAGATATGATACCAGCAGATGGACGATTTGTTGAAACAATTGATTTGAAGGTAAGAGAAGATATGCTAACTGGAGAATCTGATGATGTAAAAAAAGATTCTAATGTTGTAGTCCAAATGGAAGAAATAGAGTCAAATGGGATTAAGAAGATGCAAGATCCAATTCCAGCGAAGCAGATAAATATGGGGTTTGGGGGAACATTAATTGCATATGGTAAAGCTACTATGGTTATAACCAGTATTGGAGATAACACTGAAGTGGGAAAAATAGCACAAGAGCTTCAAATAGATGAAGAAGAAACTCCACTTCAAAGAAAACTGGGTAATTTAGGAAAGATAATAACTAAAATATCTAGTGTTATAGCAGGAGTGTTATTTATATTCATGGTAACAAAAATGGTTTTAGCCGATAAGCTAAGCGTAGATATGTCAGGGATAATTGCATTTTTAGATTCAATAGATCCTATAAAAACTGCTTTTGTTGTATGCATAGCGTTAATAGTAGCAGCTGTACCAGAAGGGCTACCAACAATGATTAATATGACTTTAGCGATTACTATGCAGAAAATGGCAAAAATTAATGCATTGGTTACTAAAAAGGAAGCATGTGAAACTATAGGTTCAGTTAGTGTAATTTGTTCTGATAAAACAGGAACATTAACACAAAATAAAATGACGGTAGAAAGTCTTTACTTAAATGGAAAGTTTTTTGATGATAAAAATGAGATAGATGCTTATTTTATAAAAAATTGTCTTGTAAATTCAACTGCTCATATTAGTTCTGAAGATGGAATGTGGAATTATTTGGGAAATTCAACGGAATGTGCATTACTTTCGTATTTAGAAGAGTATGATTATAAAAAGGAAAGAAGAGAAACTGAGGTTATTCATCAAATACCATTTAATTCTAAGAATAAATTTATGGCAACGGTTATTAAAATAAAAGGTAAAGATGTGGTTCTTGTAAAAGGAGCGCCAGAAATAATATTATCTAATGCTTCAAAAGAAGTAATAGATAATAAATATATAGAATTGACAGAAGAAAGAAGAAATGAAATTAAAAATGAAATTCATAAATTTCAAGCTAAATCTATGAGAATCTTAGGGTTTGGATTTAGAGTCGCAGAAGAAATGGAAGCTGAAGCTGCAATTACTAATGAAGCCAGTATTTTAAAGCCAAAATTATCAAAAGGTGCAAATGATTTAATATTTAGCGGATTTGTAGCAATAAGAGATCCATTAAGACCAGATGTAACGCAAGCTATTTTAACAGCTAAAAAGGCTGGAGTTGAAACTAAAATGTTGACTGGAGATAATATAAATACAGCAATTGCAATAGGAAACGACCTTGGAATGCTTACTGATGGAAAAAGAGCAGTTGAGGCAACGTATATTGATACATTAAGTGATGAAGAATTGCAAAGAGAAATTAATAATATAGCAATTGTAGCTAGAAGTAAACCAGAAACAAAAATGAGAATTGTAGATATACTTCAAAGAAATGGTCAAGTAGTAGGAGTTACAGGTGATGGAATCAATGATGCGCCAGCTTTAACAAAAGCTGATGTAGGTATAGCAATGGGGATTTCAGGATCAGAAGTTTCAAAAAGTGCTGCAGATATAATTTTAACTGATGATAACTTTGCAACAATTATTCATGGAATAAAATGGGGAAGAGGAGTATATCAAAACTTCCAAAGGTTCATACAATTTCAGCTTACAGTAAATATAATTGCATTTTTAATTGCAATTATATCTCAGATTTTAAATTTTGAAATGCCATTTACAACAATTCAATTATTGTGGATAAATATAATAATGGATGGACCACCAGCTTTAGTTTTAGGATTAGAGCCAATTAGAAATAATGTATTTAATAAAAAACCTGTAGATAGAGATTCTAGTATAATTACAAGAACTATGATTACAAGCATAGTTTTAAATGCAGTATATGTTGCAGCAATTTTGTTTATACAAATGAAATACAATATTTTAGGTGCAGCTACAAACAGAATTGGTACTGCTAATGAAATGGAAACTGTTCTTTTTGGATTGTTTGCATTTAGTGCTTTATTTAATGCGTTTAATTGTAGGGAATTTGGGTTAGATAGTATAATTCCTAATTTTTTAAAAAATACTATAGCAATTAAAACAATAATTATTACAGGAATAGCTCAAATTATTTTCACACAAGTATTTACTACATTCTTTAATTCAGTAGCATTATCACCATTAATGTGGCTTAAAGTATTAGGTTTGGCATTTATGATAATAGTAATAAATGAAATAGTAAAATTTACTGTGAGAAAAATAAGAAAATAG
- the recQ gene encoding DNA helicase RecQ, with product MDNKQKIFYALKKYYGFETLRRGQLEIMNSILNGIDTFCLMPTGAGKSICYQIPAIILQGITIVIAPLISLMKDQVDNLIGAGVKATYINSTQSIDTIKKILIEAAMGEYKILYISPERLESKIFKDMIKDLYISQIVIDEAHCVSQWGHDFRQSYLEISNFYDSLKFKPTLSAFTATATEAVREDSIKLLGLKNPYVYRGDINRENLNINVLKEVDKLEILKDIIRENEGEAGIVYCASRKEVDELYYYLKDLGYNVGKYHGGLKDEEKERYQENFLYENIDIIIATNAFGMGIDKSNIRFVVHFTLPQNIESYYQEIGRGGRDGEKCNCYLFYCEADISRVEYIINKSSSIKRREIQLRQFQAMIDYCNLKECYRKYILNYFGNERKLNYCNNCSNCLNDDELKDFTRESQMILSTVFRTKEKYGVSVLVDILKGFKGPKIIQNNLDKLTTYGIMKEYDSGFIKDLIKNLLSEGYVDLKEGTYSMLKLNARSMKLLKSQEKLVLKILDKREPLLNKELFEALKRWRKEKAYKERIKPYIIFSDTSLIAISNSKPKTIEELLEIRGVGIKKIEAYGKELLNIVQITDEREAK from the coding sequence ATGGATAATAAGCAAAAGATTTTTTATGCTTTAAAAAAGTATTATGGTTTTGAGACTTTAAGAAGAGGTCAACTTGAAATAATGAATAGTATTTTAAATGGTATAGATACTTTTTGCCTTATGCCAACAGGTGCTGGAAAATCAATTTGTTATCAGATACCAGCAATAATACTTCAAGGTATAACAATTGTAATAGCACCATTGATTTCACTTATGAAAGACCAAGTAGATAATCTTATAGGTGCTGGAGTTAAAGCAACTTATATTAATAGCACACAAAGTATAGATACTATAAAAAAAATATTAATAGAAGCAGCAATGGGAGAATATAAAATACTATATATTTCTCCAGAACGCCTTGAATCTAAAATTTTCAAAGATATGATTAAAGATTTATATATTTCACAAATTGTAATAGATGAAGCTCATTGTGTATCACAATGGGGACATGATTTTAGACAGAGTTATTTAGAAATCTCTAATTTTTATGACAGTCTTAAATTTAAACCTACACTGTCAGCCTTTACAGCAACAGCAACTGAAGCTGTTAGGGAAGATTCAATAAAACTTTTAGGACTTAAAAATCCTTATGTATATAGGGGTGATATTAATAGAGAAAATTTAAATATTAATGTGCTTAAAGAAGTAGATAAGCTTGAGATATTAAAAGATATAATAAGGGAAAATGAAGGGGAAGCAGGAATAGTATATTGTGCTTCAAGGAAAGAAGTAGATGAACTTTATTATTATTTAAAAGATTTAGGCTATAATGTTGGAAAATATCATGGTGGACTTAAGGATGAAGAAAAAGAAAGATATCAAGAAAATTTCTTGTATGAAAATATAGATATAATTATAGCAACTAATGCCTTTGGAATGGGAATAGATAAGTCCAATATAAGGTTTGTTGTTCACTTTACACTTCCACAAAATATAGAATCTTATTATCAGGAAATAGGTAGAGGTGGACGTGATGGAGAAAAATGCAATTGTTATTTATTTTATTGTGAAGCGGATATAAGTAGAGTCGAATACATAATAAATAAAAGTTCGTCAATAAAAAGAAGAGAAATTCAACTTAGGCAATTTCAAGCTATGATTGATTATTGTAATTTAAAAGAATGTTATAGGAAATATATATTAAATTACTTTGGTAATGAACGTAAACTGAATTATTGTAATAATTGTAGCAACTGTTTAAATGATGATGAATTAAAAGATTTTACAAGAGAAAGTCAAATGATATTATCAACAGTTTTTAGAACTAAGGAAAAGTATGGAGTATCAGTTCTTGTTGATATTTTAAAGGGGTTTAAGGGCCCTAAAATAATTCAAAATAACTTAGATAAGCTTACTACATATGGAATAATGAAGGAATACGATAGTGGCTTTATAAAAGATTTAATTAAAAATTTACTAAGTGAAGGGTATGTTGATTTAAAAGAAGGAACATATTCCATGCTAAAACTAAATGCTAGATCAATGAAATTATTAAAGAGTCAAGAAAAATTAGTGTTGAAAATTCTAGATAAGAGGGAACCTCTTTTAAATAAGGAGCTCTTTGAAGCCTTAAAGAGATGGAGAAAAGAGAAAGCTTATAAAGAAAGAATAAAACCATACATAATTTTTTCAGATACTAGTTTAATTGCTATATCTAATAGTAAACCTAAAACAATAGAGGAATTATTAGAAATTAGAGGGGTAGGAATTAAGAAGATAGAAGCTTATGGTAAGGAATTATTAAATATAGTTCAGATAACTGATGAAAGAGAAGCTAAATAA